A single region of the Thermococcus zilligii AN1 genome encodes:
- a CDS encoding DUF3216 domain-containing protein has product MAVDVPEVEEVRKLLEELNEKALVARLDSFLRLNEGLESKKGKDFIEVSILGFLEGVLTVLRAKYPGKEKVEALHGRVKSRREELDERFKKPGIPLEEE; this is encoded by the coding sequence ATGGCCGTTGACGTTCCGGAAGTTGAAGAAGTCAGGAAACTGCTCGAAGAGCTGAATGAGAAAGCCCTTGTGGCGAGGCTCGACTCCTTTTTGAGGCTGAACGAAGGCCTGGAAAGCAAGAAAGGAAAGGACTTCATAGAGGTCTCCATACTCGGCTTCCTCGAGGGCGTCCTGACGGTTCTCAGGGCCAAATATCCAGGAAAAGAGAAGGTGGAAGCGCTCCACGGGAGGGTCAAAAGCAGGAGGGAAGAGCTAGACGAGCGGTTCAAGAAGCCGGGGATACCACTGGAAGAGGAGTAG
- a CDS encoding YchF/TatD family DNA exonuclease, whose product MIDAHAHVEMFKGEAGEVVEESRKRLKAVVDSITEYRKFHVWKSWELLEPYFGFIQPTLGYAPNEARRGNWEKVRNVEAFIREHAGEIVALGEIGLDFYYAESEEERRNQREIFHHLLGVAVELDLPVVLHAREAEREVFEAIQRAGVRAYFHSYSGPRDLALEIAENGHMIGINTGIDFIPAVKEAAEALPLESIVVETDSPYMSPYRGEKNYPWNVEYVVKRVAELKGLELEEVERATERNAIKFFGLKL is encoded by the coding sequence ATGATAGACGCCCACGCCCACGTTGAGATGTTCAAGGGAGAGGCCGGAGAAGTCGTGGAGGAGAGCAGGAAGCGCCTTAAAGCGGTCGTCGATTCCATCACCGAATACCGGAAGTTCCACGTCTGGAAGAGCTGGGAGCTTCTGGAGCCTTACTTCGGCTTCATCCAGCCGACCCTCGGCTACGCTCCAAACGAAGCGAGGAGGGGGAACTGGGAAAAGGTCAGGAACGTTGAAGCCTTCATCCGCGAGCATGCGGGAGAAATAGTCGCCCTCGGGGAGATAGGGTTAGATTTTTACTACGCGGAGAGTGAGGAGGAGAGGAGGAACCAGAGGGAAATTTTCCACCACCTCCTGGGCGTTGCGGTCGAGCTGGATCTCCCGGTCGTTCTCCACGCGAGGGAGGCGGAGCGGGAGGTTTTTGAAGCCATTCAAAGGGCCGGCGTTAGGGCCTACTTCCACTCCTACAGCGGGCCGAGGGATTTGGCCCTCGAGATAGCGGAAAACGGCCACATGATCGGTATAAACACGGGAATAGACTTCATCCCAGCCGTTAAAGAAGCGGCCGAGGCCCTGCCGCTTGAGAGCATCGTCGTGGAAACCGATTCCCCTTACATGAGCCCGTACAGGGGCGAGAAGAACTACCCGTGGAACGTCGAGTACGTTGTTAAAAGGGTAGCGGAGCTTAAGGGGCTGGAGCTGGAGGAAGTTGAGAGGGCAACGGAGAGGAACGCTATAAAGTTCTTCGGGCTTAAACTATAG
- a CDS encoding DUF835 domain-containing protein translates to MSSMPPELKKYMEKVIEALRDRPVKEVLSYAIFNEKEEVEYYRKLAERAGRESVRVLFTQMADESQGHHDELYSLFKKLYPGEEPVKVDAPPVEVAPFYPKFEAVDDYLEALEYCMQSELFAEETYAILAQKATHEESKVFFAQLASIENSHYKRLKKAYDLLSSFKAKKMLPEDISPGGYLFPDKIKARYMLLDLIGKGLKPYVFSRDPPKKLLEWFKRDDMTTVWVSKASVKGAMTPKSLVDSKESLAEIMREEKALILIENFEAIVASEGFPRALELVSLLRDVAMVSGSYLLVHAKKNALSRREWAILESELEVIE, encoded by the coding sequence ATGTCAAGCATGCCGCCTGAACTCAAGAAATACATGGAGAAGGTCATCGAGGCCCTCAGGGATAGGCCCGTTAAGGAGGTGCTGAGCTACGCCATCTTCAATGAGAAAGAGGAGGTTGAATACTACCGCAAGCTCGCGGAGCGGGCGGGCAGGGAGAGCGTGAGGGTGTTATTCACCCAGATGGCCGACGAGAGCCAGGGGCACCACGACGAGCTCTACTCGCTTTTTAAAAAGCTTTACCCGGGCGAGGAGCCGGTGAAAGTTGATGCCCCGCCCGTTGAGGTAGCCCCCTTCTACCCGAAGTTCGAAGCTGTGGATGACTACCTCGAGGCTCTGGAGTACTGCATGCAGAGCGAGCTGTTCGCCGAGGAGACCTACGCGATTCTTGCCCAGAAGGCAACGCACGAGGAGTCGAAAGTCTTCTTTGCCCAGCTCGCGAGCATCGAGAACAGCCACTACAAACGCCTAAAAAAGGCCTATGACCTGCTCTCCAGCTTCAAAGCCAAGAAAATGCTCCCGGAGGACATTTCGCCTGGAGGATACCTCTTTCCAGACAAAATTAAGGCCCGCTACATGCTCCTTGACCTGATAGGAAAAGGACTCAAGCCCTACGTCTTCAGCAGGGACCCTCCAAAGAAGCTCCTTGAGTGGTTCAAGCGCGATGATATGACCACGGTCTGGGTAAGTAAAGCGTCCGTTAAGGGAGCAATGACCCCCAAATCCCTTGTCGACTCCAAAGAAAGCCTGGCGGAGATCATGAGGGAGGAAAAAGCCCTCATCCTGATTGAGAACTTTGAGGCGATAGTCGCAAGCGAGGGGTTTCCCAGGGCCCTTGAACTTGTCTCCCTCCTCAGGGACGTGGCCATGGTTTCGGGCTCTTACCTCCTCGTTCACGCCAAGAAGAACGCCCTCTCCAGGAGGGAATGGGCCATACTGGAGTCGGAGCTTGAAGTAATAGAATAG
- a CDS encoding DUF504 domain-containing protein, producing the protein MRKGSVKEVLAKIKYDPRENEGDYYILIEHRGAYGDVKRIPVDMIELGHGYFFVGDAQIPYHRILKVVRKDGRVIWETRKI; encoded by the coding sequence ATGAGGAAGGGCTCCGTCAAGGAGGTTTTGGCTAAGATCAAGTACGACCCGCGGGAGAATGAGGGCGATTACTACATCCTCATCGAGCACAGGGGAGCTTACGGAGACGTCAAGAGGATTCCCGTTGATATGATAGAACTCGGACACGGGTACTTCTTCGTCGGCGACGCCCAGATACCCTACCACAGGATTCTGAAGGTCGTGAGGAAAGATGGGAGGGTGATCTGGGAGACGCGGAAGATCTGA
- a CDS encoding MBL fold metallo-hydrolase: MKELPRELVPVEIPPHTVMLPGIAWDSNLYFVRDKEEALIIDTGTGVNWHVYTRIWESYLDGIKRAIIFNTHEHFDHVGGNGPLGEWLEGKGIEVLFAAHEVTAETLEKGDDYVILAYYYGRKFEPQRVDLRLKDGSKLKIGSLEFELIHTPGHTAGSSCLYLDDGETRLMFTGDTVFKGTAGRTDLPTGNGRELKESLGRLSEFEVDFGLPGHGRYIDDWKRNLGEILGWLR; this comes from the coding sequence GTGAAGGAGCTCCCGCGCGAGCTGGTGCCGGTTGAGATTCCTCCCCACACGGTAATGCTCCCCGGAATCGCGTGGGACTCCAACCTTTACTTCGTGCGAGATAAGGAAGAGGCGCTGATAATCGACACCGGCACTGGGGTGAACTGGCACGTCTACACCAGGATCTGGGAGAGTTACCTTGATGGAATAAAGAGGGCGATCATTTTCAACACCCATGAGCACTTTGACCATGTGGGGGGAAACGGGCCGCTGGGGGAGTGGCTTGAAGGAAAGGGCATAGAAGTCCTCTTCGCGGCCCACGAGGTAACGGCGGAAACGCTGGAGAAAGGAGACGATTACGTTATCCTTGCCTATTACTACGGGCGGAAGTTTGAGCCGCAGAGAGTGGATCTAAGGCTCAAAGACGGAAGCAAGCTAAAAATAGGCTCTCTGGAGTTCGAGCTTATCCACACCCCCGGCCACACCGCCGGAAGCTCCTGCCTCTACCTGGACGACGGGGAGACGAGGCTCATGTTCACGGGGGACACTGTCTTCAAAGGCACCGCCGGGAGAACAGACCTCCCCACGGGAAACGGCCGGGAACTGAAGGAGAGCCTTGGGAGGCTTTCAGAGTTCGAGGTCGATTTCGGCCTCCCCGGCCACGGAAGGTACATAGACGACTGGAAGAGGAACCTCGGAGAGATACTGGGGTGGCTCCGATGA
- a CDS encoding nucleotidyltransferase domain-containing protein, with protein MMPTDFTTKSEPPFPFSNSQHLRNAVRTFLESHEEVFDVVLYGSTVLGKERPNDLDLMILTRKKLPPLQLRELILQLKGALSTIIPREKLDIKAISLEELFDPNNLASLGLLIEGYSLRHGKNLAELVNGKAYALFRFTLGGLPRKERVRFQYALKGRDMKSGLLKELNGEQWGAWVIVVPIQHTYRFREFLELWGIKYEAFTILKGADLFYTF; from the coding sequence ATGATGCCCACGGACTTTACGACAAAATCTGAACCCCCTTTTCCATTTTCCAACTCTCAGCACCTCCGGAATGCGGTAAGAACATTTCTCGAAAGTCACGAGGAAGTTTTTGACGTAGTCTTATACGGTTCGACGGTTCTGGGAAAGGAGAGGCCCAACGATCTGGATCTTATGATACTCACCCGAAAAAAACTTCCACCCCTGCAGCTCAGGGAGCTAATCCTCCAGTTGAAAGGGGCACTCTCCACAATAATCCCCCGGGAAAAACTCGACATTAAGGCAATAAGCCTTGAAGAGCTCTTCGACCCCAACAACCTCGCGAGCCTGGGGTTGCTGATAGAAGGGTACTCCCTCCGCCACGGTAAAAACCTTGCCGAGCTCGTGAACGGGAAAGCCTACGCCCTCTTCCGCTTCACCCTGGGCGGCCTCCCAAGAAAAGAGCGAGTGCGCTTCCAGTACGCGCTGAAGGGAAGGGACATGAAAAGCGGCCTGCTGAAGGAGCTCAACGGTGAGCAGTGGGGTGCGTGGGTGATAGTGGTGCCCATCCAGCACACTTACCGCTTCAGGGAGTTTCTTGAGCTCTGGGGGATTAAATACGAGGCCTTCACAATCCTGAAAGGAGCCGATCTGTTTTACACCTTTTAA
- a CDS encoding helix-turn-helix domain-containing protein, whose translation MKVHPLLKALSNETNLQILTLLGSGSFHPRELARLLQRDETDVSRRLKQLEKLGLVAGRWVRVGDRNVRVYSLRTGEIRVELKPGEIRVRAGEEEFDETLLRPKRVPPVENFVGRREELDLLLGSKGVVVIYGMAGIGKTFLAARAFPSACWYSFTGLEDFYYLTWQFGLFLNSLGWGELTEYLRGGGRSEADVFELITEGLEATRGTVVLDDLHKCEDERVLRMLTYLAPRLREGRIVVTTRVKPNLGADGVTYLELRGLKPEEAYELVRMKGEKMDPEEFAGLYGLTLGHPLALNLLLEGQIREKRQENLFDFLFGEVYKELGEDERLMLSILALFDEPVEYEAIKALYRKKNAFSVLYSLLRRGLIERKGDGYSIHELLRGFLREVSNLESAQYYGAYSDYLAEKETPADFLRAMKYAIASGDRERVRKLVAFRITKMKLVITDFPTAYLRILSPLSEEPAVKLEMGMVYFQKGLYEKAKKLWLEAEPVLEGVFKAEVESLLADLSMELGDMGSAGEYLEKTRKLAEELKDLYTWLSYYMEKTKYDYRRGDVEGALESAFKELEIVRELKDVQEEPLILLHIGDIYAGMESYERAVTYYGEALELSKAYGIRFLEHATYMELAKAYYGLKNYGKAVEYATKAAEYFLKLRNYRRAADSIAYRCVSYLALGELEKARTDAWELVRIAESTNYPLGWAGYLFLGAAERLEGREGEEYFGRGREKLRGNERLYDAVLGELEKILTSKVNKVPPEHL comes from the coding sequence ATGAAAGTCCATCCCCTGCTGAAGGCCCTCTCAAATGAGACAAACCTCCAGATACTCACCCTGCTCGGATCGGGATCGTTTCACCCGAGGGAACTCGCCAGGCTACTCCAGAGGGATGAGACTGACGTTTCTCGGAGGTTAAAACAGCTTGAAAAGCTCGGGCTTGTGGCAGGACGCTGGGTTCGCGTCGGGGACAGGAACGTTAGGGTGTACTCCCTCCGGACGGGCGAGATAAGGGTTGAGCTGAAGCCCGGGGAGATCAGGGTCCGCGCAGGGGAAGAAGAGTTCGATGAGACCCTCCTGAGGCCCAAAAGAGTGCCCCCGGTAGAAAACTTCGTGGGGAGAAGGGAAGAGCTCGACCTCCTCCTGGGCTCTAAGGGGGTAGTGGTAATATACGGAATGGCGGGCATAGGGAAAACTTTTCTCGCGGCCAGGGCCTTCCCCTCGGCCTGCTGGTATTCCTTCACAGGCCTCGAGGACTTTTACTACCTGACCTGGCAGTTCGGTCTTTTTCTGAACTCCCTTGGGTGGGGTGAACTGACCGAGTACCTGAGGGGCGGGGGAAGGAGTGAGGCGGACGTTTTTGAGCTGATAACCGAGGGACTTGAGGCCACCAGGGGCACCGTCGTCCTGGATGACCTCCACAAGTGCGAGGACGAGAGGGTTCTCAGAATGCTCACCTACCTTGCCCCCAGGCTTAGGGAGGGGAGGATCGTCGTTACAACGAGGGTAAAGCCAAACCTCGGGGCGGACGGTGTTACATACCTCGAGCTCAGGGGACTGAAGCCGGAGGAAGCTTACGAGCTCGTGAGGATGAAAGGGGAGAAAATGGACCCAGAGGAGTTCGCGGGTCTCTACGGGCTGACCTTAGGGCATCCCTTAGCGTTAAACCTCCTCCTGGAAGGCCAGATCAGGGAAAAGAGGCAGGAAAACCTGTTCGACTTCCTCTTCGGGGAGGTCTACAAGGAGCTGGGTGAGGACGAAAGACTGATGCTGTCCATCCTGGCCCTCTTTGACGAACCTGTGGAATACGAGGCCATTAAAGCCCTCTACAGGAAGAAAAACGCGTTTTCCGTCCTGTATTCTCTCCTGAGGCGGGGGTTGATCGAGAGGAAAGGGGACGGGTATTCAATCCACGAGCTCCTGAGGGGCTTCCTGAGGGAGGTCTCAAACTTGGAGAGCGCGCAGTACTACGGGGCCTACTCCGACTATCTTGCAGAGAAAGAAACTCCAGCCGACTTCCTCAGGGCAATGAAGTACGCCATCGCCTCCGGAGATCGCGAGAGGGTCAGAAAGCTCGTGGCCTTTAGGATAACGAAGATGAAACTTGTAATAACCGACTTTCCAACGGCGTACCTTCGGATCCTCTCCCCCCTGTCGGAAGAGCCCGCCGTGAAGCTCGAGATGGGGATGGTGTACTTCCAGAAGGGTCTCTACGAGAAGGCAAAGAAACTGTGGCTTGAGGCCGAGCCGGTGCTTGAGGGGGTGTTTAAAGCCGAGGTTGAATCCCTTTTGGCTGACCTCTCAATGGAGCTCGGCGACATGGGAAGTGCCGGAGAATACCTGGAAAAAACGAGGAAGCTGGCGGAGGAGCTGAAGGACTTGTACACGTGGCTCTCCTACTACATGGAGAAGACAAAGTATGACTACCGTCGGGGAGACGTTGAAGGGGCCCTGGAAAGCGCCTTCAAAGAGCTCGAAATTGTGAGGGAGCTGAAGGACGTCCAGGAGGAACCGCTGATCCTGCTCCACATAGGGGACATATACGCAGGGATGGAGAGCTACGAGAGGGCGGTAACTTACTACGGGGAAGCGCTGGAGCTTTCGAAGGCTTATGGAATACGTTTCCTGGAGCACGCCACATATATGGAGCTCGCCAAGGCCTACTACGGGCTTAAGAACTACGGAAAGGCTGTGGAATACGCCACGAAGGCCGCGGAGTACTTCCTGAAGTTGAGGAACTACAGGAGGGCCGCGGACTCGATTGCCTACAGGTGCGTGTCTTACCTTGCCCTCGGTGAGCTTGAAAAGGCCAGGACAGACGCCTGGGAGCTCGTGCGCATCGCGGAGAGCACCAACTACCCCCTCGGCTGGGCTGGCTACCTCTTCCTCGGCGCCGCCGAGAGGCTCGAAGGGAGGGAGGGAGAGGAGTACTTTGGGAGGGGGAGGGAAAAACTCAGGGGAAACGAGCGGCTCTACGATGCTGTCCTCGGGGAGCTGGAGAAAATTTTGACAAGTAAGGTTAATAAGGTACCGCCAGAGCATCTTTGA
- a CDS encoding 30S ribosomal protein S6e, producing the protein MATFKLVLSNPKNGIAKQIEITGEVAEKFIGKRIGDEIPVGELGMNLNEIFGEEIPGNAKIKIRGGTDKDGFPMRPDIHGPKRVKILLSTGPGFRPKEKGERRKKTVRGNTISPEIVQINAVLVF; encoded by the coding sequence ATGGCGACTTTCAAGCTTGTGCTCTCAAACCCAAAGAACGGGATAGCGAAGCAGATAGAGATAACGGGTGAAGTGGCCGAGAAGTTCATTGGGAAGAGGATAGGAGACGAGATCCCGGTGGGCGAGCTCGGCATGAACCTCAACGAGATCTTCGGGGAAGAGATACCGGGAAACGCGAAGATAAAGATCAGGGGCGGTACCGACAAGGACGGCTTCCCCATGAGGCCTGACATACACGGGCCAAAAAGGGTCAAGATCCTCCTTTCAACGGGCCCGGGTTTCAGGCCCAAGGAGAAGGGCGAGAGGAGAAAGAAGACCGTCCGCGGAAACACGATAAGCCCCGAGATAGTGCAGATAAACGCGGTCCTCGTCTTCTGA
- a CDS encoding ribose 1,5-bisphosphate isomerase has translation MGEVIRDVLEIAEKIKNMEIRGAGKIARSAAYALQLQAEKSRAQTSDELWDELKRAARILYETRPTAVSLPNALRYVMHRGKIAYSSGADLEQLRFVVINAAKEFAYNSEKAVERIGEFGAKRIEDGDVIMTHCHSKAAISVMKTAFDQGKDIKVIVTETRPKWQGKITARELADYGIPVIYVVDSAARHYMKMTDKVVMGADSITVNGAVINKIGTALIALAAKEHRVWTMIAAETYKFHPETMLGQLVEIEMRDPTEVIPEEELKTWPKNIEVWNPAFDVTPPEYVDVIITERGIIPPYAAIDILREEFGWALKYTEPWED, from the coding sequence ATGGGTGAGGTAATCAGGGATGTCCTTGAGATAGCGGAAAAAATCAAAAACATGGAGATCCGGGGTGCTGGTAAGATCGCCAGATCTGCCGCGTATGCGCTCCAGCTTCAAGCGGAGAAAAGCAGGGCGCAAACGTCTGACGAACTGTGGGATGAGCTCAAAAGAGCGGCGAGAATTCTCTACGAGACCAGGCCGACGGCGGTTTCCCTTCCCAACGCCCTGCGTTACGTTATGCACAGGGGAAAAATAGCGTACTCCAGCGGAGCGGATCTTGAACAGTTGAGGTTCGTGGTCATCAACGCGGCCAAGGAGTTCGCCTACAACTCCGAGAAGGCCGTTGAGAGGATCGGCGAGTTTGGCGCGAAGAGGATAGAGGATGGAGATGTTATAATGACCCACTGCCACAGCAAGGCTGCAATAAGCGTCATGAAGACGGCATTTGACCAGGGAAAGGACATAAAGGTCATAGTCACTGAGACAAGGCCCAAATGGCAGGGCAAGATAACGGCGAGGGAGCTCGCCGACTACGGCATCCCGGTCATCTATGTCGTGGATTCAGCGGCAAGGCACTACATGAAGATGACCGATAAAGTAGTTATGGGCGCCGACAGCATAACCGTAAACGGGGCCGTGATAAACAAGATTGGGACGGCCCTCATAGCCCTTGCAGCCAAAGAGCACAGGGTTTGGACGATGATAGCGGCTGAAACCTACAAGTTCCACCCGGAGACGATGCTCGGCCAGCTGGTGGAGATAGAGATGCGCGATCCTACGGAGGTCATTCCCGAGGAGGAGCTAAAGACCTGGCCGAAGAACATAGAAGTCTGGAACCCTGCCTTCGACGTTACTCCTCCTGAATACGTGGACGTCATAATAACAGAGCGCGGCATAATCCCGCCCTACGCGGCCATAGACATCCTCAGGGAGGAGTTCGGCTGGGCCCTCAAGTACACGGAGCCCTGGGAGGACTGA
- the xerA gene encoding site-specific tyrosine recombinase/integron integrase, translated as MSNGEIDAIVEEFATYLDLEGKSGHTVRMYSYYVKRYLEWGGELKARSALRFLASLRREGYSNRSLNLVVQALRAYFRFEGEEEEAEKLKPPRVPRSLPKALNRDEVRKILSVIPPTRKRDRVIFLLLYGAGLRVSEVCNLKKKDVDFERGFIVVRGGKGAKDRVVPVPQSLLDEVKAYLSTRTDDSEYLIVELRRGKRDRLSSKTVWYLLKRYGEKVGVRVTPHMLRHSFATHMLESGVDIRAIQELLGHSNLSTTQIYTKVTVEHLKKAQEKARLLENLKE; from the coding sequence ATGTCAAATGGGGAAATCGACGCGATAGTTGAGGAGTTCGCAACCTATCTTGACCTCGAAGGGAAGAGCGGGCACACGGTTAGGATGTACTCCTACTACGTGAAGCGCTATTTGGAGTGGGGTGGGGAGCTAAAGGCCCGCTCCGCCCTCAGGTTTTTGGCGTCCCTGAGGAGGGAGGGCTATTCTAACAGGAGTCTAAATCTTGTTGTTCAGGCCTTACGGGCATACTTTCGCTTTGAGGGGGAAGAAGAGGAGGCGGAGAAGCTGAAGCCCCCAAGGGTTCCGAGAAGCCTTCCGAAGGCCCTTAACAGGGATGAAGTCAGAAAAATCCTCTCGGTTATCCCCCCAACGAGGAAGAGGGACCGGGTGATCTTTCTCCTCCTTTACGGTGCCGGTCTGCGCGTCAGTGAGGTCTGCAACCTTAAGAAGAAGGACGTCGACTTCGAGAGGGGATTCATAGTCGTCAGAGGCGGTAAGGGGGCTAAGGACAGGGTTGTTCCGGTTCCCCAGTCCCTTCTTGACGAGGTAAAAGCTTACCTTTCCACCAGAACGGACGACAGTGAGTACCTGATCGTCGAGCTCAGGAGGGGGAAGAGGGACAGGCTGTCATCAAAGACCGTCTGGTACCTCCTGAAGCGCTACGGTGAGAAGGTTGGGGTCAGGGTCACGCCCCACATGCTCCGCCACAGCTTTGCCACCCACATGCTTGAGAGCGGTGTGGACATAAGGGCCATCCAGGAGCTCCTGGGCCATTCCAACCTCTCGACGACCCAGATTTACACAAAAGTTACCGTGGAGCACTTAAAAAAGGCGCAGGAGAAGGCAAGACTGCTCGAAAATTTAAAAGAATAG
- a CDS encoding toprim domain-containing protein, translating to MAIVDVRILVEGASDVEVISKALQGLALGSEYNITVSSIIPTTNVEIAKSAAAGADLLIIATDADRVGRDLAEALFNELGQMVGHIERMKLPLGHDLENIDVELVRKELRNTLVRAGLKSLQVLPEYMELRKELLDVRGSYNNLASQYEALKKDYEELRKRYEDLRSEYLRIRQENESLRALLEKRTRPVKIEEAWRALFPAEPVPPEEYIAMAVDKLGLNGKILVGQGFIYAEEEEAINELLKTVYLGIAILEKLAGKREETGEETIPSAGREG from the coding sequence ATGGCAATAGTTGACGTCAGGATTCTCGTGGAAGGCGCAAGCGACGTTGAAGTCATCAGCAAGGCCCTCCAGGGGCTGGCCCTCGGGAGTGAGTACAACATAACGGTCTCCTCGATAATCCCTACGACCAACGTTGAGATAGCCAAGAGCGCCGCCGCCGGGGCCGACCTCCTCATAATAGCCACTGACGCGGACAGGGTCGGCAGGGATCTCGCCGAGGCGCTCTTCAACGAACTCGGCCAGATGGTCGGTCACATAGAGAGAATGAAGCTTCCCCTCGGGCACGATCTTGAAAACATAGACGTCGAGCTGGTCAGAAAGGAGCTCAGGAATACCCTCGTGAGGGCCGGGCTCAAGAGCCTCCAGGTTCTCCCCGAGTACATGGAGCTAAGGAAAGAGCTCCTGGACGTCAGGGGGAGCTACAACAACCTCGCCAGCCAGTACGAGGCCCTCAAGAAGGACTACGAGGAACTCAGGAAGAGGTACGAGGATCTCAGAAGTGAATACCTCAGGATAAGGCAGGAGAATGAGAGCCTCAGGGCGCTCCTTGAGAAGAGAACGAGGCCCGTGAAGATAGAGGAAGCATGGAGGGCCCTCTTCCCGGCCGAACCGGTTCCACCGGAGGAGTACATTGCCATGGCAGTCGATAAGCTCGGCCTAAATGGGAAGATACTCGTTGGGCAGGGATTCATATACGCGGAGGAAGAGGAGGCCATTAACGAGCTCCTCAAGACGGTTTACCTGGGCATCGCGATCTTAGAGAAGCTCGCCGGGAAAAGAGAGGAAACGGGAGAAGAAACAATCCCGAGTGCCGGCAGAGAGGGCTGA